From Pseudochaenichthys georgianus chromosome 11, fPseGeo1.2, whole genome shotgun sequence, a single genomic window includes:
- the med10 gene encoding mediator of RNA polymerase II transcription subunit 10, translating into MAEKFDNLEEHLEKFIENIRQLGIIVSDFQPSSQAGLNQKLNLMISGLQDIEKCRQQLHEINVPLEVFEYIDQGRNPQLYTKECLERALARNEQVKGKIDTMTKFKSLLVSELGKVFPEEMVKYKAIHGEDAPS; encoded by the exons ATGGCGGAGAAATTTGATAACCTGGAGGAGCATCTGGAGAAATTTATCGAGAATATTCGACAGCTGGGAATCATCGTTAGCgattttcaaccaagcagccAGGCAGGACTCAACCAGAAACT GAATCTGATGATCTCTGGACTGCAGGACATAGAGAAATGTCGCCAGCAACTGCACGAGATCAACGTTCCTCTGGAGGTGTTTGA ATACATTGACCAAGGTCGAAACCCACAGCTGTACACGAAGGAATGTCTGGAGCGAGCCTTAGCCAGGAACGAGCAGGTCAAAGGGAAGATTGACACCATGACG aaattCAAGAGCCTTCTGGTGTCCGAGCTGGGCAAAGTGTTTCCAGAGGAGATGGTCAAGTATAAGGCGATCCACGGAGAAGACGCCCCCTCCTAG
- the LOC117455306 gene encoding LOW QUALITY PROTEIN: ubiquitin-conjugating enzyme E2Q-like protein 1 (The sequence of the model RefSeq protein was modified relative to this genomic sequence to represent the inferred CDS: deleted 2 bases in 2 codons), whose protein sequence is MRRRSSRLEEVEVGVKTTSASSSSSIPPLAPHRQHCTQVRTRRLMKELQEIRRLGDNFITVELVEDNLYDWNVKLHQVDKDSALWQDMKETSTEFILLNVTFPDNFPFSPPFMRVLTPRLENGYVLDGGAICMELLTPRGWSSAYTVEAVMRQFAASLVKGQGRICRKAGKSKKAFSRKEAEATFKSLVKTHEKYGWVSPPVSDG, encoded by the exons ATGCGAAGGAGAAGCAGCAGActggaggaggtggaggtgggagTAAAAACCACCagtgcctcctcctcctcctcgataCCACCGCTGGCGCCTCACCGGCAACACTGCACCCAGGTCCGAACGCGCAGGCTGATGAAGGAGCTGCAGGAGATCCGGAGGTTAGGGGACAACTTCATCACGGTGGAGCTGGTGGAGGACAACCTGTACGACTGGAACGTGAAGCTGCACCAGGTGGACAAGGACTCGGCGCTGTGGCAGGACATGAAGGAGACCAGCACCGAGTTCATTCTGCTCAACGTCACCTTTCCAGATAATTTCCCCTTCTCGCCACCGTTCATG CGCGTCCTGACGCCCCGGTTGGAGAACGGATACGTGCTGGACGGAGGGGCCATATGCATGGAGCTGTTGACC CCCCGCGGATGGTCCAGCGCCTACACGGTGGAGGCGGTAATGAGGCAGTTTGCAGCGAGTCTCGTAAAAGGACAG GGGCGTATATGTAGGAAAGCAGGGAAATCCAAGAAAGCATTCAGCCGTAAAGAAGCCGAGGCCACCTTCAAGTCCCTGGTGAAGACCCACGAGAAGTACGGCTGGGTGTCTCCGCCTGTGTCCGACGGCTGA
- the LOC117455660 gene encoding ubiquitin-conjugating enzyme E2Q-like protein 1: MATLLRKIGLIRLHDRDTEDPKHHQGSLKGTKGGNQKNNANKHCQTANETNNILSTPEIKARKLDQVGKDKAGSGKDKLGKDAKEKQQTGGGGGGSKTTSASSSSSIPPLAPHRQHCTQVRTRRLMKELQEIRRLGDNFITVELVEDNLYDWNVKLHQVDKDSALWQDMKETSTEFILLNVTFPDNFPFSPPFMRVLTPRLENGYVLDGGAICMELLTPRGWSSAYTVEAVMRQFAASLVKGQGRICRKAGKSKKAFSRKEAEATFKSLVKTHEKYGWVSPPVSDG, encoded by the exons ATGGCCACCTTACTGCGGAAGATCGGTCTCATCCGCCTGCACGACCGGGACACCGAGGACCCAAAGCACCATCAGGGATCGCTAAAAGGCACCAAGGGAGGGAACCAGAAGAACAACGCCAACAAACACTGTCAGACCGCCAACGAGACCAACAACATCCTGAGCACCCCGGAGATCAAGGCGAGGAAGCTGGACCAGGTGGGCAAGGACAAGGCCGGGTCCGGGAAGGATAAACTGGGCAAGGATGCGAAGGAGAAGCAGCAGActggaggaggtggaggtgggagTAAAACCACCagtgcctcctcctcctcctcgataCCACCGCTGGCGCCTCACCGGCAACACTGCACCCAGGTCCGAACGCGCAGGCTGATGAAGGAGCTGCAGGAGATCCGGAGGTTAGGGGACAACTTCATCACGGTGGAGCTGGTGGAGGACAACCTGTACGACTGGAACGTGAAGCTGCACCAGGTGGACAAGGACTCGGCGCTGTGGCAGGACATGAAGGAGACCAGCACCGAGTTCATTCTGCTCAACGTCACCTTTCCAGATAATTTCCCCTTCTCGCCACCGTTCATGCGCGTCCTGACGCCCCGGTTGGAGAACGGATACGTGCTGGACGGAGGGGCCATATGCATGGAGCTGTTGACCCCCCGCGGATGGTCCAGCGCCTACACGGTGGAGGCGGTAATGAGGCAGTTTGCAGCGAGTCTCGTAAAAGGACAG GGGCGTATATGTAGGAAAGCAGGGAAATCCAAGAAAGCATTCAGCCGTAAAGAAGCCGAGGCCACCTTCAAGTCCCTGGTGAAGACCCACGAGAAGTACGGCTGGGTGTCTCCGCCTGTGTCCGACGGCTGA